One Gloeothece verrucosa PCC 7822 DNA window includes the following coding sequences:
- a CDS encoding glycosyltransferase has translation MFWIPTNPIALISLDSDPASLMGHEQVRGQNVYVHQVGLALAKIGWQVDIFTCGTSPSQAAITEHSPNCRTIRLETETLGLTHFDSLFNLMPELVTEFQAFEREQGFQYSLVHTNDWLSSWVGMELKKRQPLIQVHTYHCLETLKNRSVTNIPETWPTRLAIEKAALETVDRLVSTNPQQEEHLRRLVSSFGKIDLIPCGTDLNRFGAVSRTSARHQLGIVPDAKVIIYVGPFDPRKGVDILVEAIAHSRFREEEIKLIIISGSNTAKNQGIERDKLENLLKKSGLSDCTEFPGRLDQTLPLYYAAADLCVIPTQDEPFGLVALEAMASRTPVVASFEGALQFSVIPEVTGLLVKPLDPLGFTKAIDRILSHPQWRDQLGQAGRLRTEMAFSWDGVASRLSKLYSHLLTQPRTKYRQLSPVAA, from the coding sequence ATGTTTTGGATACCCACTAATCCCATTGCCTTAATTTCCCTTGACAGCGATCCAGCATCATTAATGGGACACGAACAAGTCCGGGGGCAAAATGTCTATGTTCATCAAGTCGGCCTTGCCCTAGCTAAAATAGGCTGGCAGGTAGATATATTTACCTGTGGCACTAGCCCCTCTCAAGCGGCAATCACAGAACATAGCCCCAATTGCCGTACTATTCGCTTAGAAACAGAAACCCTTGGCTTAACTCACTTCGATTCTCTGTTTAATCTGATGCCAGAATTGGTGACGGAGTTTCAGGCATTTGAGAGAGAGCAAGGTTTTCAATATTCTCTAGTGCATACTAATGACTGGTTGTCGTCCTGGGTGGGAATGGAATTAAAGAAGCGGCAACCCTTGATTCAAGTGCATACATATCATTGTTTAGAAACCCTCAAAAATCGCTCAGTGACCAATATTCCTGAAACTTGGCCGACTCGCCTAGCCATTGAAAAAGCTGCTTTAGAAACTGTTGATCGCCTTGTGTCCACTAATCCACAACAAGAAGAACATTTACGCCGGCTGGTGTCTTCTTTTGGCAAAATAGACTTGATTCCTTGTGGCACTGATCTCAATCGCTTTGGTGCCGTTTCTCGAACCTCTGCTCGACATCAGCTAGGCATCGTGCCAGATGCTAAAGTTATAATCTATGTAGGACCTTTTGATCCTCGCAAAGGAGTTGATATATTAGTTGAAGCCATCGCTCATTCTCGCTTCCGTGAAGAGGAAATAAAACTGATCATCATCAGTGGCTCAAATACCGCTAAAAACCAGGGAATTGAACGAGATAAACTCGAAAACTTGCTAAAAAAATCGGGGTTAAGCGATTGTACTGAATTTCCAGGCCGTTTAGATCAAACACTCCCCTTATACTATGCGGCGGCTGATCTGTGCGTCATCCCTACTCAGGATGAACCCTTTGGCTTAGTAGCACTCGAAGCAATGGCAAGTCGTACCCCTGTAGTGGCTTCTTTTGAGGGGGCGTTACAGTTCAGTGTTATTCCCGAAGTAACAGGACTGCTGGTTAAGCCGCTTGATCCTCTCGGTTTTACTAAAGCCATTGATCGCATTTTAAGTCATCCCCAATGGCGAGATCAACTCGGCCAAGCCGGGCGCCTCCGTACAGAAATGGCGTTTAGTTGGGATGGCGTAGCTTCCAGACTCAGTAAGTTGTACAGTCATTTACTCACACAACCGAGAACAAAATACAGGCAGTTATCTCCTGTAGCGGCTTAA
- a CDS encoding UDP-N-acetylmuramoyl-L-alanyl-D-glutamate--2,6-diaminopimelate ligase, giving the protein MMKLRELLTLIPTITQIPEHPALEKEVKGISTNSHACQLGDVFIGMPGTRVDGGEFWSSAIEAGAIAAIISPAAALQYPPTGDAYVIQVEDVVSVCAEIAAAFYGYPARQMKMIGVTGTNGKTTTTHLIEFFLSQCQYPTALLGTLYTRWAGYEQTAVHTTPFAAQLQEQLAQALKAGSQYGVMEVSSHALAQRRVQECPFEVAVFTNLTQDHLDFHQDMEDYFAAKAKLFSAEYLKGKAIINLDDPYGKRLIDSLSREKVWSYSVSDSSANFYTRDLCYEANGVSGILHTPIGEVAFYSPLVGQYNIANLLAAVGAVVSLGLDLKAIVQYLPLFVAVPGRMERVHLSDKQDISVIVDYAHTPDSLENLLKAARPFIEGRMICVFGCGGDRDRTKRPKMGKIAAELADVAVVTSDNPRTEDPQQILKDILAGIPESVKPQVIADRALAILKAITEAKPGDGVLIAGKGHEDYQILGTEKIHFDDREQAREALTVRLG; this is encoded by the coding sequence ATGATGAAACTAAGAGAATTATTAACCCTCATTCCCACGATCACACAAATTCCCGAACATCCTGCCTTAGAAAAAGAAGTTAAAGGAATTTCTACCAACTCCCACGCCTGTCAACTCGGAGACGTATTTATCGGTATGCCAGGCACTAGAGTAGATGGGGGAGAATTTTGGTCCAGTGCGATCGAAGCCGGTGCGATCGCTGCAATCATTTCTCCTGCTGCCGCCCTTCAATATCCCCCAACGGGTGATGCTTACGTGATCCAAGTGGAAGATGTCGTCAGTGTTTGTGCAGAAATAGCGGCGGCTTTTTATGGTTATCCAGCGCGACAGATGAAAATGATCGGGGTAACCGGCACCAATGGAAAAACCACCACTACCCATTTAATTGAATTTTTCTTGTCTCAATGTCAATATCCCACTGCCCTTTTAGGCACTTTATATACCCGTTGGGCGGGATATGAACAAACGGCTGTACATACTACCCCTTTTGCCGCACAATTACAAGAACAACTCGCGCAAGCGCTAAAAGCCGGCAGTCAGTATGGGGTGATGGAAGTGTCTTCTCATGCTTTGGCGCAAAGACGGGTACAAGAATGCCCTTTTGAGGTGGCAGTATTTACTAACTTGACTCAAGATCATCTAGACTTTCATCAGGATATGGAGGATTATTTTGCCGCTAAAGCTAAGTTATTTAGTGCAGAATATCTCAAGGGTAAAGCCATTATTAACTTAGATGATCCTTATGGAAAGCGTTTGATCGACTCCCTCAGTCGGGAAAAAGTTTGGAGTTATAGTGTTAGTGATAGTTCGGCGAATTTTTATACTCGAGATTTATGCTATGAAGCCAATGGTGTGAGTGGAATCTTACATACTCCCATCGGTGAGGTAGCTTTTTATTCTCCTTTAGTGGGGCAGTACAATATTGCTAACCTCTTAGCGGCGGTTGGGGCAGTGGTGTCTTTAGGATTAGATTTAAAGGCGATTGTGCAATATTTACCTTTATTTGTGGCGGTGCCGGGACGCATGGAGAGGGTACATTTGAGTGATAAACAGGATATTAGTGTTATTGTGGATTATGCTCACACGCCTGATAGTTTGGAGAATTTATTAAAGGCAGCCCGGCCTTTTATTGAAGGTCGGATGATCTGTGTGTTTGGATGCGGCGGAGATAGGGACCGCACTAAACGCCCTAAGATGGGGAAAATAGCGGCTGAACTTGCCGATGTGGCGGTGGTGACTTCGGATAATCCTCGCACCGAAGATCCGCAGCAGATTTTAAAGGATATTTTGGCGGGAATTCCTGAGTCGGTTAAGCCGCAAGTCATTGCTGATCGCGCTTTAGCTATCCTCAAGGCGATCACCGAAGCTAAACCCGGGGATGGGGTTTTAATTGCTGGAAAAGGTCATGAGGATTATCAAATTTTGGGCACAGAGAAGATCCATTTTGATGATCGAGAACAAGCGAGGGAAGCTTTAACGGTTAGATTAGGTTGA
- a CDS encoding glutaredoxin family protein, with the protein MYLILYSKPGCHLCEGLLEKLQQIQTLKLEIEIRDITTQEDWFNAYQYEVPVLYQKLGNTEKIIPRPSPRMRILQLERMLQKYVTQSP; encoded by the coding sequence ATGTACTTAATACTATACAGTAAGCCCGGTTGTCATCTCTGTGAAGGACTTTTAGAAAAATTACAACAGATCCAAACTCTGAAGCTAGAAATAGAAATAAGAGACATTACCACCCAAGAAGACTGGTTTAATGCTTATCAATATGAGGTTCCTGTCTTATATCAAAAATTAGGCAACACAGAAAAAATCATCCCTCGTCCTTCTCCTCGCATGAGGATTTTACAATTGGAGCGTATGTTACAGAAATATGTAACCCAATCACCCTAA
- a CDS encoding Uma2 family endonuclease, whose product MTIYTINFDPIGKLTDEQFYLLCRHNPQTKFERNAQGEIVIMSPTGGETGRYNIEIATEFVIWNRQVKLGVLFDSSTCFKLPSGADRSPDVAWIKQERWERLTPQQKEQFPPIAPDFVLELMSPSDSLKDLQKKMQEYLDNGVRLGWLINRKQRQVEIYRQGQAIEIFNAPPTLSGEEILPGFTLDLNFIWN is encoded by the coding sequence ATGACTATTTATACTATTAATTTTGACCCGATCGGTAAATTGACTGACGAACAGTTTTATCTCCTTTGTCGTCATAACCCACAGACAAAATTTGAACGCAATGCCCAAGGAGAAATTGTAATTATGTCCCCTACTGGAGGAGAAACAGGACGCTACAATATAGAGATTGCTACTGAGTTTGTTATTTGGAATCGTCAAGTTAAACTGGGTGTACTGTTCGATTCTTCCACTTGTTTTAAACTCCCTAGCGGCGCTGATCGTTCTCCTGATGTGGCTTGGATCAAGCAAGAAAGATGGGAGCGGCTTACTCCCCAACAAAAAGAACAATTCCCCCCTATTGCTCCAGATTTTGTCTTAGAATTAATGTCCCCTAGTGATAGCTTAAAAGACCTACAGAAGAAAATGCAAGAATATCTAGATAACGGAGTTAGACTCGGATGGTTAATTAACCGAAAACAACGACAAGTAGAAATCTATCGCCAAGGACAAGCCATAGAAATTTTCAATGCTCCCCCTACCCTTTCAGGAGAAGAAATACTGCCCGGTTTTACCTTAGACTTAAACTTCATCTGGAACTAA
- a CDS encoding ribonuclease HI family protein, producing MLKNYNIKTENSLPILYFDGGSRGNPGEAAGAAVLVMPDGQKYTVSEYISVATNNEAEYTGLIVGLQKAKELGIEALTVKGDSQLVINQVNRKWKVNSARMQKFYQEVQGLIKSFEKVTLDWVPRHENHLADAAVNQCIDQGETRKTSVPTQDQEPKVAEKLSPVAQLIKLGKKANLKDYTRLKSGRDEFTSLGLLELKKRVPEEIQKQIDKEWDGNDKYLAKVYRWYLRGLPPEMAIHKVRIDADVEAKVTGKHPWLEDEKTISNSQGDVKKFESSFPYAKGDVIVISEPNNALKHQGVIVSEPKFSEEGSWMITIRVD from the coding sequence ATGCTGAAAAACTACAATATTAAAACAGAAAACTCTCTGCCTATTCTCTATTTTGATGGAGGTTCTAGGGGGAATCCGGGGGAAGCGGCTGGTGCGGCTGTTTTGGTTATGCCTGATGGACAAAAATATACTGTTAGTGAATATATTTCAGTAGCCACTAATAATGAAGCTGAGTATACAGGGTTAATTGTTGGCTTACAGAAGGCTAAAGAGTTAGGAATTGAAGCGTTAACGGTTAAGGGAGATAGTCAATTAGTCATCAATCAAGTGAACCGTAAATGGAAAGTTAATAGTGCCAGAATGCAAAAATTTTATCAAGAGGTACAGGGCTTAATCAAGAGTTTTGAAAAAGTGACATTAGATTGGGTTCCGCGTCATGAAAATCATTTAGCGGATGCGGCGGTTAATCAATGTATTGATCAAGGTGAGACAAGAAAGACTTCTGTTCCAACCCAAGATCAAGAGCCAAAAGTGGCTGAAAAATTGTCGCCAGTAGCTCAATTAATTAAACTGGGAAAAAAGGCTAATTTAAAAGACTACACTCGTCTAAAATCGGGACGAGATGAGTTTACGTCTCTAGGCTTATTGGAACTCAAAAAAAGAGTCCCTGAAGAGATACAAAAACAGATCGATAAGGAATGGGATGGCAATGATAAATATTTAGCCAAAGTTTATCGATGGTATTTAAGAGGGTTACCGCCTGAGATGGCGATTCATAAGGTGAGAATAGATGCCGATGTAGAAGCTAAAGTCACGGGGAAACATCCTTGGTTAGAGGATGAAAAGACTATCTCGAACTCTCAAGGAGATGTAAAAAAGTTTGAGAGTAGTTTTCCTTATGCTAAAGGAGATGTGATTGTCATTAGTGAACCTAATAACGCTTTAAAACATCAAGGAGTAATTGTTAGTGAGCCTAAATTTTCTGAAGAGGGCAGTTGGATGATTACCATTAGGGTAGACTAG
- a CDS encoding helix-turn-helix domain-containing protein, with product MNKLNSSQAKQLREVAAYLKQKRIEQSLSLEQIASRTFIRLHILEALEAAQIEQLPELIYIQGFIRRYGEVLRIDGNSLAKRLTQTDNAVAFETPSAPSAVKAPPQPEPVVKAPPQPKPVVKAPPQPEPVIKAPPQAQRVVKTQAQRVIKAQPQAEPVLKAQPQAEPVLKAQPQAEPVLKAQPQAEPVLKTQPQAEREPQSPLLQLEPSIKPTLQRYGVLIAIIACIGTSIALLYGLSRSREPYTVGKSVSPNPSTQPHHTTPPASSTVTKPTPASRERVPDPSRVVTTSPPPVKTYPEKTMIQSSPLAVSPSPQKSSTPPSPVAASPSPQKSSTPPSPVAVSPSPQKSSTPPSPVAASPSPQKSATPPSPVAASPSPQKSATSPSPVASPASSAKKPSNAPLSVALALDGTSWLKVLVDGKTQYEGTLEAGVKQNWTAQEKVTIIAGNAGAVTYSVNSKPAQRLGEAGEVKEIKLTPVDNLKPTPTP from the coding sequence ATGAATAAGCTGAATTCCTCACAAGCCAAACAACTTAGGGAAGTCGCAGCCTATCTAAAACAAAAACGGATAGAACAGTCTTTATCCCTAGAGCAAATTGCCTCCCGCACCTTTATCCGCTTACATATTCTAGAAGCTCTTGAAGCGGCACAAATTGAGCAACTGCCTGAACTAATCTATATACAAGGTTTTATTCGTCGATATGGCGAAGTGCTACGCATTGACGGCAATAGTCTAGCTAAACGCTTAACCCAAACGGATAATGCCGTAGCTTTTGAAACCCCTTCTGCACCCTCCGCCGTTAAAGCACCTCCTCAACCGGAACCTGTGGTTAAAGCGCCCCCTCAACCAAAACCTGTGGTTAAAGCGCCTCCTCAACCGGAACCTGTCATTAAAGCGCCTCCCCAAGCTCAAAGAGTTGTTAAAACTCAAGCTCAAAGAGTGATTAAAGCGCAACCTCAAGCAGAACCGGTGCTGAAAGCGCAACCTCAAGCAGAACCGGTGCTGAAAGCGCAACCTCAAGCAGAACCGGTGCTGAAAGCGCAACCTCAAGCAGAACCGGTGCTGAAAACGCAACCTCAAGCAGAACGAGAACCCCAAAGCCCGCTACTTCAATTAGAACCGTCTATAAAACCAACTTTACAGCGTTATGGGGTTTTAATTGCCATTATTGCTTGTATAGGGACAAGTATAGCGTTATTGTATGGCCTATCTCGCTCTCGTGAACCCTATACGGTAGGAAAATCCGTCTCTCCAAACCCTTCTACTCAACCCCACCATACCACTCCTCCTGCCTCCTCAACTGTCACTAAACCTACACCAGCTAGTCGGGAACGAGTTCCCGACCCCAGTCGAGTAGTGACCACTTCACCGCCCCCTGTCAAAACCTACCCTGAAAAAACAATGATTCAATCGAGTCCGTTAGCCGTTTCCCCCTCGCCGCAAAAGAGTAGCACCCCACCCTCTCCGGTAGCGGCTTCCCCCTCGCCGCAAAAGAGTAGCACCCCACCCTCTCCGGTAGCGGTTTCACCCTCACCGCAAAAGAGTAGCACCCCACCCTCTCCGGTAGCGGCTTCCCCCTCGCCGCAAAAGAGTGCAACCCCACCCTCTCCGGTAGCGGCTTCCCCCTCGCCGCAAAAGAGTGCAACCTCACCCTCTCCGGTAGCATCGCCTGCCTCCTCAGCCAAGAAACCCAGCAACGCGCCCTTATCAGTGGCATTAGCTTTAGATGGAACATCTTGGTTAAAAGTCTTAGTCGATGGAAAAACCCAATATGAAGGAACCTTGGAAGCAGGAGTCAAACAAAATTGGACAGCACAGGAAAAAGTAACCATCATAGCCGGTAATGCTGGTGCTGTAACCTATTCAGTCAATTCCAAGCCAGCCCAACGTTTAGGAGAAGCTGGAGAAGTTAAAGAAATCAAATTGACTCCGGTTGATAACCTGAAACCGACCCCGACACCGTAA